A section of the Pedobacter sp. HDW13 genome encodes:
- a CDS encoding alpha-N-acetylglucosaminidase produces MKTIHKIILYLLLLVPAANALASDFETGTKSLIKRVLPKHASFFEVAQITADNNKDVFEIEGKGSKIVLRGNTPVEVASALNWYLKYYCHAQRSWCGDNMDLPAKLPVPASKVRITSPYKDRVYLNYCTFNYSMSWWDWERWEREIDWMAMQGINMPLSITGQEAVWQNTLRKYGMNDEEIRSFLVGPAYFAWQWMTNIESINGPLPQNWIDRSIVLGQKILTRQRQLGMTPILQGFTGYVPIKLMEKQPQADIRKKAVWFYVGPGTAQLNPLDPLYARMSRTFIEEQTRLFGTNHIYAADPFHEGKAPVDGDEYLAQVGKAIYSTTASVDPKAVIAMQTWSMQKAIVQSIPPERILMLDLNASKWKGSEAFWGRPWVGGIIHNFGGNTAMGGDLNAVLAAYPAILNQPEKSKQFQGIGMFPEAIEHNPIIYEAAAEMAWRKEKPDTKKWMDDYLLARYGSSNEKVSLAWDTLLHTAYGKSGIVTFMESSICARPALKINGASPNGALNSEKKYRFKSLWEALALLQKAPANMQAKDTYRYDLVDLARQCVADLAIPMQKEVADAYRNGDKAAFGQSAKQYLALMDDFDQLLGTRKEFLLGKWIADARAIGKTMAESDLYEKNARALITIWGPYNEQAIQYDYSARQWNGMVKDFYKARWKKFIDFLSAELEKGENERYKEEKINNRFNRPSNTANDFYKAMSKWESDWTELHNPKFNDKPAGDEVKIVNQVYQSWLPTANRLLK; encoded by the coding sequence ATGAAAACCATTCATAAAATAATACTATATCTGTTGCTGTTAGTCCCCGCGGCAAATGCCCTGGCTTCAGATTTTGAAACGGGTACAAAGAGCCTGATAAAAAGGGTATTACCTAAACATGCTTCTTTTTTCGAGGTAGCGCAAATAACTGCTGATAACAATAAAGATGTATTTGAGATAGAAGGAAAAGGAAGTAAAATTGTATTGCGTGGAAATACGCCTGTAGAAGTTGCCTCGGCCTTAAACTGGTACCTCAAATATTATTGTCATGCACAACGCTCCTGGTGTGGCGATAATATGGATTTGCCTGCAAAACTTCCTGTTCCTGCGAGTAAGGTTCGGATCACTTCGCCATACAAAGACCGCGTGTACCTCAACTATTGTACCTTCAATTACTCCATGAGTTGGTGGGATTGGGAGCGTTGGGAAAGGGAAATAGACTGGATGGCGATGCAGGGAATAAACATGCCCCTGTCCATTACAGGACAAGAAGCCGTTTGGCAAAATACTTTGCGCAAGTATGGCATGAACGATGAGGAAATCCGTTCGTTTTTGGTAGGTCCGGCTTATTTTGCCTGGCAATGGATGACCAATATTGAAAGCATTAACGGGCCTCTGCCACAAAACTGGATTGACAGAAGCATTGTTTTGGGACAGAAAATTCTGACCCGCCAACGGCAGCTGGGTATGACCCCAATTCTTCAGGGTTTTACCGGATACGTGCCCATTAAGCTGATGGAAAAACAACCCCAGGCAGATATCCGTAAAAAAGCAGTATGGTTTTATGTCGGCCCCGGCACTGCACAACTCAATCCCTTAGACCCCTTGTATGCCCGGATGAGCAGAACTTTTATCGAAGAGCAAACCAGGTTATTTGGTACCAACCATATTTATGCTGCCGATCCTTTTCATGAAGGAAAAGCACCTGTAGATGGAGATGAATATTTAGCGCAGGTAGGGAAGGCGATATATTCTACCACGGCAAGTGTGGATCCGAAAGCGGTAATTGCCATGCAAACCTGGAGCATGCAAAAAGCAATAGTACAGTCTATTCCACCCGAGCGGATATTGATGCTTGATTTAAATGCCTCAAAATGGAAAGGAAGTGAGGCTTTCTGGGGAAGGCCATGGGTAGGTGGGATTATTCACAACTTTGGTGGCAATACGGCTATGGGTGGGGATTTGAATGCTGTATTAGCAGCTTACCCGGCAATTTTAAACCAGCCCGAAAAATCAAAACAATTTCAGGGAATAGGCATGTTCCCTGAGGCCATAGAACATAACCCGATTATTTACGAGGCTGCAGCAGAAATGGCCTGGAGAAAAGAAAAGCCCGATACCAAAAAATGGATGGACGATTACCTGCTGGCCCGATATGGAAGCAGCAACGAAAAAGTAAGTTTAGCCTGGGATACGTTATTGCATACCGCATATGGTAAAAGTGGTATTGTAACCTTTATGGAAAGCAGTATCTGCGCCAGACCGGCTTTAAAAATAAATGGTGCATCGCCCAATGGTGCTTTAAACTCAGAAAAAAAGTATCGCTTTAAAAGCCTTTGGGAAGCACTGGCACTATTGCAAAAAGCCCCGGCAAATATGCAGGCCAAAGATACTTACCGTTATGACCTGGTAGATTTAGCCCGTCAGTGCGTGGCAGATTTAGCCATACCCATGCAAAAAGAAGTGGCCGATGCCTACCGCAACGGAGATAAAGCTGCGTTTGGCCAAAGTGCTAAACAATACCTGGCTTTAATGGACGATTTTGACCAGCTGCTGGGAACACGAAAAGAATTTCTTTTAGGTAAGTGGATTGCAGATGCACGGGCAATAGGAAAAACAATGGCCGAAAGTGATCTTTATGAAAAAAATGCCCGGGCCTTAATTACCATATGGGGACCATATAATGAGCAGGCCATTCAATATGACTATTCGGCAAGGCAATGGAACGGTATGGTGAAAGATTTTTATAAGGCCCGCTGGAAAAAGTTTATCGATTTCCTAAGCGCTGAACTCGAAAAAGGAGAAAATGAACGTTACAAAGAGGAAAAAATCAATAACAGGTTTAACCGGCCAAGTAATACCGCAAACGACTTTTATAAAGCTATGTCCAAATGGGAGTCAGACTGGACCGAACTACATAACCCTAAATTTAATGATAAGCCAGCTGGCGATGAAGTTAAAATTGTTAACCAGGTTTACCAAAGCTGGTTGCCAACAGCCAACAGGTTATTGAAGTAA
- a CDS encoding RagB/SusD family nutrient uptake outer membrane protein, which translates to MKKICFKICCLATVLFMAWSCKKVTEKNDINNIQDALVWQDTVLITAFANNLYLDVPSWDLGLTGYTDESRNGNPVINGTVTPDASISYWPYTAIRKINLMIKQLPTSAGSAGLKNRFTGEAKFLRAYQYFQMVRRHGGVPIITVPQELTDDIFVSRNKTSECISFMVKDLDEAIALLPSVTPGSNVGRASKEAALALKARILVDWASPRYNPNNDASRWQAAYAACNEALTKLNASGYGLFDSYGSLFLTEMNKEVIFAIRFANPGRTQGRDATVRPISVSVNSTGGNQPSQEMADAYPMKDGSDVNSALSYQQRFSGRDDRFYATIVYNGATYFGRKQWTYVNSGIDGYRDVNGTYTGYYCKKAVDTTLTAAQAGTSGTDFIAIRYADILLLAAEAANETGNASVAYDALTKIRARAKILPGVNNLYGLTAGMSQTDLRSRIQKERQVELAFEQIRFFDLLRWNTLSSTLNGKTRKALKLINPTPAVPPTSATVFTESLDPIDLQPIVIQGNSLFYPIPRSIIQNNPKILQNIGWENGTFDPVQ; encoded by the coding sequence ATGAAAAAAATATGCTTTAAAATATGCTGTTTAGCTACCGTGCTTTTTATGGCATGGAGCTGCAAAAAAGTAACAGAAAAGAACGACATCAATAATATACAAGATGCTTTGGTGTGGCAGGATACCGTTTTGATAACCGCTTTTGCCAATAACCTCTATCTCGATGTTCCATCCTGGGACCTGGGTTTAACCGGTTATACCGATGAGTCGAGAAATGGTAACCCGGTAATTAACGGCACGGTTACGCCCGATGCCAGTATCTCTTACTGGCCCTACACTGCAATCCGTAAAATTAATTTAATGATCAAGCAGTTGCCTACTTCGGCCGGAAGTGCCGGTTTGAAGAACAGGTTTACCGGAGAGGCTAAGTTTTTAAGGGCCTATCAATATTTTCAAATGGTAAGAAGGCACGGAGGTGTTCCCATTATAACGGTTCCACAAGAGCTTACCGACGATATTTTTGTGAGCCGGAACAAAACTTCCGAATGTATCAGTTTTATGGTAAAGGATTTGGATGAGGCCATTGCCTTATTGCCTTCGGTTACGCCTGGTTCAAATGTAGGCCGGGCGAGTAAAGAAGCAGCGCTTGCCTTAAAAGCCCGCATCCTGGTCGATTGGGCTTCGCCACGTTACAATCCTAACAATGATGCTAGCCGCTGGCAAGCGGCTTACGCTGCCTGTAACGAGGCGCTAACAAAATTAAATGCCAGTGGTTATGGCCTTTTCGATTCGTACGGCAGTTTATTCCTTACCGAGATGAATAAGGAAGTAATTTTTGCCATTCGTTTTGCTAATCCCGGCCGTACGCAAGGGCGCGATGCTACAGTTAGACCCATTTCAGTATCGGTAAATTCGACTGGCGGAAATCAGCCCTCGCAAGAGATGGCAGATGCCTATCCGATGAAAGATGGTTCGGATGTGAATAGTGCCCTGAGTTATCAGCAGCGTTTTAGTGGCCGCGACGACCGGTTTTATGCTACCATCGTTTACAATGGCGCCACTTATTTTGGCCGTAAACAGTGGACCTATGTTAACTCTGGCATAGATGGTTATCGCGATGTGAACGGTACCTATACTGGATATTATTGTAAAAAAGCGGTCGATACTACCTTAACGGCTGCCCAGGCCGGCACATCAGGCACTGATTTTATTGCCATCAGGTATGCCGATATTTTATTGCTTGCAGCCGAGGCTGCCAACGAAACCGGAAATGCCAGTGTTGCTTACGATGCTTTAACTAAAATCCGTGCAAGGGCTAAAATCCTACCAGGCGTTAATAATTTGTATGGTTTAACCGCAGGGATGAGTCAGACCGATTTAAGAAGCCGGATTCAGAAAGAGCGTCAGGTTGAGCTTGCTTTTGAGCAGATCCGTTTCTTCGACCTTTTGCGATGGAACACGCTTTCCAGCACACTGAATGGTAAAACCCGCAAAGCATTGAAACTGATTAATCCAACTCCTGCAGTACCGCCAACCAGCGCAACAGTATTTACAGAGAGTTTAGATCCAATCGATCTTCAACCCATCGTAATTCAGGGGAATAGTCTTTTTTATCCCATTCCGCGGAGTATTATTCAGAATAACCCTAAAATTCTGCAAAACATAGGCTGGGAAAACGGAACTTTTGATCCGGTACAATAA
- a CDS encoding RNA polymerase sigma factor: MNLHRTEAELWRSFCAGDENSLVGLYEQYYTTFFVWGCKWLGGEADFVKDQLHDFFIYIWERRERLALDINVKAYLLTSFRRQLLYQWKKHKKSEPIENFVDTLEIYESELLDAESITEQFAQLEKALTLLSPAQREVVELRFLQNKTMQEIADHKNTSLRTVYNLLHRGVNKLRSEINEKNFLWLW; the protein is encoded by the coding sequence ATGAACCTGCACCGCACAGAAGCTGAACTTTGGAGGTCTTTTTGTGCAGGAGATGAAAATTCGTTAGTGGGTTTATATGAGCAGTATTACACTACTTTTTTTGTTTGGGGCTGTAAATGGTTAGGTGGGGAGGCTGATTTTGTGAAAGACCAGCTTCACGATTTTTTTATTTACATCTGGGAGCGGCGCGAAAGGCTTGCTCTGGATATCAATGTTAAAGCTTATCTGCTCACTTCTTTCCGCAGGCAGTTGCTTTACCAATGGAAAAAGCACAAGAAATCAGAGCCCATCGAAAATTTTGTTGATACGCTCGAAATATATGAATCAGAACTTCTGGATGCCGAATCGATAACCGAACAGTTTGCTCAACTCGAAAAAGCACTTACCCTGCTCAGCCCTGCACAAAGAGAGGTAGTAGAACTCCGTTTTCTGCAAAATAAAACCATGCAGGAGATAGCAGACCACAAAAATACAAGTCTCCGAACAGTCTATAATCTGCTTCACAGGGGCGTTAATAAGCTTCGGTCAGAAATAAATGAAAAAAACTTTCTTTGGCTGTGGTAA
- a CDS encoding FecR family protein: MEFNSSNDFIEDESFVDYCLNLKAEHVALWKDYATQNPDKLKYMDEAAERIQNLQLLLLSEKLKPRAVASLKQYLHKDKQRPVLWRYIASAAAALLVLTAAIFLFYRLQHQEHQSDLAQFSTHKYFYQAGANQRKAINLWDGSFVILDKNAKLYIDSTFGNVDRSMHLSGVAYFKVAKDKAHPFKVYTGDYVTTAVGTSFKLETNNPLKKLKVELEEGKVTVAKRKGNLWNLLATLNPKESISFGNRLNLLQNQRFSVQNFNKWKAQEIIFKNAPLREVLLQLEIYYNVAIDLEDSDAGKETFNGTFRHDSIKSVLEMLCFSVNKHYKFTDSNHIIIY; the protein is encoded by the coding sequence ATGGAGTTTAATTCAAGCAACGATTTTATAGAAGACGAATCTTTTGTCGATTACTGCCTTAACCTGAAGGCAGAGCACGTTGCCCTGTGGAAAGACTATGCTACCCAAAATCCTGATAAATTAAAATATATGGACGAAGCAGCAGAACGGATTCAAAACCTGCAACTGCTGTTACTGTCCGAAAAATTAAAACCCCGGGCAGTTGCCTCATTAAAACAATATTTACACAAGGATAAGCAAAGGCCGGTTTTATGGCGGTATATTGCCTCTGCGGCTGCAGCATTGCTGGTTTTAACGGCTGCTATCTTTTTATTTTACCGCCTTCAGCACCAAGAGCACCAATCAGACCTTGCTCAGTTCTCGACCCATAAGTATTTTTACCAGGCAGGGGCCAACCAAAGAAAAGCCATTAACCTCTGGGATGGTAGCTTTGTTATTCTCGATAAAAATGCAAAATTATATATCGATTCTACTTTTGGCAATGTAGACCGCTCCATGCATTTATCGGGAGTGGCTTACTTTAAGGTAGCTAAAGATAAAGCACACCCATTTAAAGTTTACACCGGCGATTACGTTACCACCGCTGTTGGTACTTCATTTAAGCTGGAAACCAACAACCCGCTAAAAAAACTTAAAGTAGAGTTAGAAGAAGGTAAGGTTACTGTTGCAAAAAGAAAGGGTAACCTATGGAACCTGCTGGCTACCCTAAACCCCAAAGAGAGCATCAGTTTTGGCAACCGCTTAAATTTGCTTCAAAATCAACGCTTTTCTGTTCAAAATTTCAATAAGTGGAAAGCCCAGGAAATTATTTTCAAGAATGCTCCACTCAGGGAAGTACTCCTGCAACTGGAAATTTATTATAACGTTGCCATCGACTTAGAAGATAGCGATGCAGGCAAGGAAACTTTTAACGGAACCTTCAGGCATGATTCTATTAAATCTGTTTTGGAAATGTTATGCTTCTCCGTAAACAAACACTACAAATTTACCGATTCAAACCACATTATTATTTATTAA
- a CDS encoding DUF4974 domain-containing protein: MKLKKIKWGLLRQTPLTRFLLISFLFISICLNAFAQEKKQIAFNKTPAEEAFTKLEKEFKVRFYYSDKSIGKKEVINMVSKLRSLNEVLDYLNEANGLVFKTNGNMIAVSKKDKDNLPAASSPKTSFEMKGKVGLIDGDHIIYVVGITVREAGSASSAITDDKGNFKITTTSPAPTLSFSYIGYQTITVDVKSNAQLNVNLQEDANMLKEVTVVSNGYQTLAKKNTTGSYATITAADIERRSSQTLDRILEGSVPGLSVYNGFRSVAGVRTQTGPDIQVRGGSAIQSERNTP, translated from the coding sequence ATGAAGTTAAAAAAAATAAAGTGGGGCTTGCTCAGGCAAACCCCATTAACCAGATTTCTATTGATCAGCTTTTTGTTTATTTCAATTTGTTTAAACGCATTTGCACAGGAAAAAAAACAAATTGCATTTAATAAAACACCTGCCGAAGAAGCCTTTACTAAACTGGAAAAAGAGTTTAAAGTACGTTTTTACTACTCGGATAAAAGCATTGGCAAAAAGGAAGTAATTAACATGGTTTCCAAACTACGCTCTTTAAACGAAGTACTCGATTATTTAAACGAGGCCAATGGCCTGGTTTTTAAAACCAATGGTAATATGATCGCAGTAAGTAAAAAGGATAAAGACAATCTTCCGGCCGCTAGCTCACCTAAAACAAGTTTCGAAATGAAAGGCAAGGTAGGGCTGATAGATGGAGACCATATTATTTATGTTGTGGGCATTACCGTTCGGGAAGCAGGTTCGGCAAGCTCGGCGATAACCGACGATAAGGGTAATTTTAAAATTACTACCACATCGCCGGCACCCACACTATCCTTCAGTTACATCGGCTATCAAACCATAACAGTCGATGTTAAATCGAACGCGCAATTGAATGTTAATTTGCAGGAAGATGCCAATATGCTTAAAGAGGTTACCGTGGTATCTAACGGTTATCAAACACTGGCAAAGAAGAATACAACTGGGAGTTATGCTACCATTACCGCAGCCGATATTGAGCGCAGGAGCAGCCAAACCCTCGATCGTATTTTAGAAGGATCGGTTCCCGGCTTATCGGTGTACAACGGCTTCAGGTCGGTGGCCGGAGTAAGAACGCAAACCGGACCCGATATTCAGGTAAGGGGTGGTAGTGCCATTCAGAGCGAGCGGAATACCCCTTAA